In a single window of the Acyrthosiphon pisum isolate AL4f chromosome X, pea_aphid_22Mar2018_4r6ur, whole genome shotgun sequence genome:
- the LOC115033091 gene encoding uncharacterized protein LOC115033091: MKAIPVPLSVFDASDLLVNGGRFKQLFNNEQLEQLKTYVTDIERRAFGLTKGQFQKIVYDFAEMEGIQNSFNNDTKMAGEGLLSKFMSTNNLSLRTPEATSVGRLMCFNKTNVDHFFSVLKEIYLQNNYQAHQIYNFDESGFSTVPTKQPKVISPTGTKRVAKVVTAERGKNVTIVCGVSAIGTYVPPFFIFPRKRLRPEFLIGAPTGSNAIAHESDNHASHCSLEAIQCVTDFLYRY; the protein is encoded by the exons gatttaCTTGTTAATGGAGGTAgattcaaacaattatttaataatgaacaatTAGAGCAGTTGAAGACTTACGTTACTGATATTGAACGTCGGGCATTTGGTTTAACTAAAGGACAGtttcaaaaaattgtgtatGATTTTGCAGAAATGGAAGGCATTCaaaattcatttaataatgatacaaaaatgGCAGGAGAAGGTTTGTTATCCAAGTTCATGAGCACCAATAATTTAAGTTTGAGAACTCCAGAAGCCACTTCAGTTGGGCGACTTATGTGCTTTAACAAAACCAATGTCGATCACTTTTTTAGTGTATTGAAAGAAatttacttacaaaataattatcaggCACATCagatatacaattttgatgAGTCCGGATTTTCTACAGTCCCAACAAAGCAACCCAAAGTCATCTCTCCTACCGGTACAAAGCGAGTGGCTAAAGTAGTGACAGCAGAAAGaggtaaaaatgtaacaattgtTTGTGGAGTAAGTGCTATTGGTACTTATGTACcaccatttttcatttttcctcGAAAAAGATTAAGACCAGAATTTTTGATTGGAGCACCCACTGGTAGTAATGCCATTGCTCATGAAAGTG ACAATCATGCCTCACACTGTTCATTGGAAGCCATACAGTGTGTAACGGATTTTCTTtacagatattaa
- the LOC115033092 gene encoding craniofacial development protein 2-like → MEVVVGLTTLHGKTHIVTIQPKSPRMKYVELKDFLIGTWNVRSLYRAGHLTTVISSLERYQLNIAAIQETRWPGQGNLKINNWTYFYSGGLDHQAGVGFVVNDKLLPNVKLFEAINNRICYLELKCKWYNFIIINGYAPTEDKNEAIKNEYYERLDTVWDLLPNSKVKILLGDFNAKIGQEPIFSPTIGSNSLHLNSNDNGTRLINFAMARGMVVSSTTFPHKNIHKQTWVSPDGRTRNQIDHIVVDGRFKRCIMDVRSMRGSSGISDHFMVKTKVRLRLSIKWKERRSPVKKINIEPLNYSQTSEQYKNRLNDILRPTEKASSIDEM, encoded by the coding sequence ATGGAGGTTGTCGTAGGGCTAACAACCCTACACGGAAAAACACATATTGTTACGATTCAACCAAAATCGCCTCGGATGAAATATGTGGAGCTAAAGGACTTTTTGATAGGAACCTGGAATGTAAGATCGTTGTATAGGGCAGGACATCTGACGACAGTTATATCGAGTCTTGAACGATATCAACTGAATATAGCTGCGATTCAAGAAACTAGATGGCCAGGGCAAggaaacctaaaaataaataattggaccTATTTCTATAGTGGTGGACTGGATCATCAAGCAGGGGTTGGCTTTGTGGTAAACGACAAACTGTTACCTAACGTAAAACTTTTTGAAgcaattaataatagaatatgcTATCTAGAACTAAAATGTAAATGGTATAACTTCATTATAATCAACGGCTATGCACCTACTGAAGATAAGAATGAAGCAATTAAGAATGAATATTACGAAAGACTGGACACAGTGTGGGACTTACTACCAAATAGTAAAGTGAAAATATTACTTGGTGATTTTAACGCTAAAATAGGTCAAGAACCAATCTTCAGTCCGACGATAGGGAGTAACAGCCTACATTTGAACTCAAATGACAATGGGACGAGACTTATAAACTTTGCTATGGCACGAGGTATGGTAGTAAGTAGCACTACCTTTCcccataaaaatatacacaaacaGACATGGGTATCGCCAGATGGGCGAACGAGAAACCAGATAGATCACATAGTAGTAGATGGTAGATTTAAAAGATGTATAATGGATGTGCGTAGCATGAGAGGTAGTAGCGGAATATCAGACCATTTCATGGTGAAAACCAAAGTCAGATTAAGACTATCAATAAAATGGAAAGAGCGAAGATCACCTGTCAAAAAGATAAACATTGAACCACTGAATTACTCTCAGACGTCAGAACAGTACAAAAATAGGTTAAATGATATACTGCGGCCAACAGAAAAGGCGAGCAGTATAGATGAGATGTAG